In one Flavobacteriales bacterium genomic region, the following are encoded:
- a CDS encoding PKD domain-containing protein, with protein sequence MSLLFRWSFLYLALLAAMEVHAQPCSLTANAGPNSVTICEGSSQQLNGTASNGDTPYTFSWSPAAGLNDPNVANPVASPGATTTYTLTVTDDDGCTATDAITVNVTPASPAALTSAGPEQVTTFNNLTTFSICDPSATWNFSFTDQSANVPGAVRTINWGDGSPIENPAQGWSLNHAYAPGLWTMTYTIAYPNGCTRSQQYQVFLGTNPGGGISTDPNTNICTGGTLPFYINSVAGNSPGTTYIINFGDGNSVTLSHPPPPVVNHTYSTSTCGLPGGQLNVTFTAQNPCDQTQGQIGPIRVSETPQAQFTASADTACVNSTVTFTDQSIGLQAPGCATAPRNIWSVTPAAGWVIASGTLGGDNGNPGNPGLWTDGSSSLGIQFTAAGTYTVTDRTGNSCGTHTLSRTICVEEPPAPSFTLTPAMGCAPLQPVNANTSAFGQNCLLTHAWTVNGVASPCGGPNWSFASGNAQSQQPQFLFSEPGTYTVQYRAINSCNVPPVQQVITVNAPPQVSLSPLSGICAGQCVTPSATIQACGDPNLTYSWTFPGGAPASSNSAAPGSVCFASAGSPTVSLTVGNACGTATANANLAVGSAPPQPVVASNSPICAGQTLSLSAAPIPGASFQWTNPQGTVISTQPSVTISNVSAANAGIYSVVAISGGCAGQPATVDVQVIAAPVVTVTPPSAAICNGQSATLTANGASNYQWFIGATLIGTGPTITTSPALTTTYTVSGDLGGCPGSATVNVTVYPLPIVNAGADQAVCDQAIPVSLAGAPGPGTWTGPGVTGAGVFTPTPGQLGTVTLTYSHTNANGCTNTDQVDITVGPVPQFADAGPDTVLCQGSTPVQLGGWGPAGGSWVGAAPGGWFTPGTAGNFTVTYNYGSGTCATSDQLTVSVVPATVLNVMPAFSQCADDAPVALVGTPVGGTWAGAGVSGPPWTFDPGAAGTGAHTLTYAFSNANGCLSSATVSAAVNALPVVDAGPDAVLCDQPIPYALVGSPAGGTWSGTTVNVTPAGVVTPGGVATDVLTYTFTDGNGCTGSDQLTVDIQPITTPAFAGNDTAVCAGSGALQLVGTPAGGTWAGTQVTTGGSLSTDVPGTYTLTYSFGTATCLLQDQVTVVVNALPAVNAGGDISVCLDGGMQQLTADPPGGVWAGTGVDANGSFDPLLALPGGNPVTYQYTDPATGCSSSDDATVTVQPLPVAGFTHDPVACANVPFLFTNVSAGFTASEWTFGDGGASNSTSPSHAFGATGDYDVTLVVSTGAGCTDTITSTVTVWDVPVADPQLSTVSGCGPLTVDFDNLSVGDGLLYAWDFGGLGASGQQWPPPFTFPMDPEDAVVYPVTLTATNACGSDAATVDVTVLPAPTAVFGPNVDEHCAFAQVPFANVSYGLPDAFSWDFGDGATSASGSPIVTHTYAADTVGTPYTITLVASNACGSDTATYTITVLPNEVTAFFNADPVQGCAPLTVELTHYTLGDTALYWDLGDGNTSLLADPVHTYTVPGTYTIELSAFGCGFDQYSQQVTVLPAPEPSFTISPQGVCVGGELTFTNTTPGVSGAQWTFGDGGTSTLASPAHSYAGSGSYPVTLTVTSAVNGCTASVTQNALVSITPVAAFTPTPGDGCIDLDVAFANASTGAGFYQWDFGDGNSSALAEPFHTYTAPGAYTVTLIAENVNGCSDTLSAQIVAHPLPVAAFSLSASQSCTSPVTVQTLNASQGAIGYQWDLGNGQSSLLNQPTVTFDAPGTYTVTLTAENQFGCTDEHQETFTVHPTPEASFTALPQPACAGRPIAFTNTSINAYAYRWRFGDGTGAVADAPLHSYAQPGTYSITLIATGAGGCTDTLVAPAAIVVNPTPMADFTSDTLVSVRNALQFSNLSQGAVQYAWDFGDGESSSETHPLHLFPADGGGYTVCLVSVNQFACPDTICKFQLVGSDPVVFVPNTFTPNGDDRNETFRPIINGYEGWRYKLMIFDRWGLEVWTTEDRNTGWDGTVGGRPPVVDVYVWKVLVERDGDARDFIGHVTLLD encoded by the coding sequence ATGAGCCTGCTGTTTCGTTGGTCCTTCCTGTACCTGGCCCTGCTGGCCGCCATGGAGGTCCATGCGCAGCCCTGTTCGCTAACGGCCAATGCCGGTCCGAACAGCGTCACCATCTGTGAAGGTTCATCCCAACAACTGAACGGTACGGCGAGCAACGGGGATACGCCATACACCTTTTCGTGGAGCCCCGCGGCGGGGTTGAACGACCCCAATGTGGCCAACCCGGTTGCCAGCCCGGGCGCCACCACCACGTACACGCTTACCGTTACGGATGATGATGGCTGCACGGCCACCGACGCCATCACCGTGAACGTGACACCCGCATCGCCGGCGGCCCTCACCAGTGCCGGTCCCGAGCAGGTGACCACCTTCAACAACCTGACCACCTTCAGCATCTGCGATCCATCGGCGACCTGGAACTTCAGCTTCACGGACCAGAGCGCCAACGTGCCGGGCGCGGTGCGCACCATCAACTGGGGCGATGGCTCGCCCATCGAGAACCCCGCACAGGGCTGGAGCCTGAACCACGCTTATGCGCCGGGGCTCTGGACGATGACCTACACCATCGCCTACCCGAACGGATGCACCCGCAGCCAGCAGTACCAGGTCTTCCTCGGCACCAATCCGGGCGGAGGCATCAGCACCGATCCCAACACGAACATCTGCACGGGCGGCACACTGCCGTTCTATATCAATTCGGTCGCAGGCAATTCACCGGGCACCACGTACATCATCAATTTCGGCGATGGCAACAGCGTAACGCTCAGCCACCCGCCACCGCCAGTGGTGAACCATACATACAGCACCAGCACTTGCGGTCTTCCCGGTGGCCAGCTGAACGTGACCTTCACCGCACAGAACCCCTGCGACCAGACGCAGGGGCAAATCGGCCCCATTCGCGTGAGCGAAACGCCGCAAGCCCAGTTCACCGCCAGCGCCGATACCGCCTGCGTGAACAGCACGGTCACGTTCACGGACCAGAGCATCGGCCTGCAAGCGCCGGGCTGCGCTACGGCTCCACGGAACATCTGGTCCGTGACACCGGCAGCGGGCTGGGTCATCGCAAGCGGCACATTGGGCGGCGATAACGGCAATCCGGGGAATCCTGGTCTATGGACGGACGGCAGTTCGAGCCTCGGCATCCAGTTCACGGCGGCAGGCACCTACACGGTTACCGATCGCACGGGGAACAGTTGCGGCACGCATACCCTGTCCCGTACGATCTGCGTGGAGGAGCCGCCTGCGCCATCGTTCACGCTCACCCCGGCCATGGGCTGCGCCCCCCTGCAACCGGTGAATGCCAACACCAGCGCCTTCGGGCAGAATTGCCTGCTGACCCATGCCTGGACCGTGAACGGGGTGGCCTCGCCGTGCGGTGGACCCAACTGGAGCTTTGCCAGCGGGAATGCGCAGAGCCAGCAGCCGCAATTCCTGTTCAGCGAGCCGGGCACCTACACGGTGCAATACCGCGCCATCAACTCCTGCAACGTCCCGCCCGTGCAGCAGGTCATTACGGTGAACGCCCCGCCGCAGGTGAGCCTGAGCCCGTTATCGGGGATCTGCGCAGGCCAATGCGTCACCCCGTCGGCCACCATTCAGGCCTGCGGCGATCCCAACCTCACCTATTCCTGGACCTTTCCCGGCGGCGCTCCGGCCAGTTCGAATTCCGCTGCGCCTGGTTCGGTGTGCTTTGCCAGTGCGGGGAGTCCCACGGTATCGCTTACGGTGGGCAACGCTTGCGGCACCGCCACCGCGAACGCCAATCTTGCCGTGGGCTCGGCACCGCCGCAACCGGTGGTGGCCAGCAACAGCCCCATCTGCGCCGGGCAGACGCTTTCGCTCTCCGCTGCGCCGATACCCGGCGCTTCGTTCCAATGGACCAATCCTCAGGGCACGGTGATCAGCACCCAACCGTCGGTGACGATCAGCAACGTTTCCGCTGCGAATGCCGGCATCTACTCCGTGGTGGCCATCAGCGGGGGCTGCGCCGGGCAGCCCGCCACCGTTGATGTGCAGGTGATTGCGGCGCCGGTGGTGACGGTGACTCCGCCCAGTGCCGCCATCTGCAATGGGCAGAGCGCCACGCTCACGGCCAACGGCGCCAGCAACTACCAATGGTTCATCGGCGCCACCCTCATCGGTACGGGGCCAACCATCACCACCAGTCCGGCGCTGACCACCACCTACACCGTCTCCGGGGACCTGGGCGGATGTCCGGGCAGCGCTACCGTGAACGTGACCGTTTATCCCTTGCCAATCGTAAATGCCGGCGCTGACCAGGCGGTCTGCGACCAAGCCATCCCGGTGAGCCTCGCCGGCGCTCCAGGGCCGGGAACATGGACCGGACCGGGCGTCACCGGGGCCGGGGTCTTCACCCCCACGCCCGGGCAGCTGGGAACCGTAACGCTCACCTATTCGCACACCAACGCGAATGGCTGCACCAACACCGATCAGGTGGATATCACGGTGGGCCCCGTGCCCCAGTTCGCCGATGCCGGCCCGGATACCGTGCTCTGCCAAGGCTCTACGCCGGTGCAGTTGGGTGGATGGGGCCCGGCGGGCGGCAGTTGGGTGGGGGCGGCCCCAGGGGGCTGGTTCACACCCGGCACCGCGGGCAACTTCACCGTCACCTACAACTATGGCAGCGGCACCTGCGCAACGAGCGACCAGTTGACGGTGAGCGTTGTGCCTGCCACGGTGCTCAATGTGATGCCCGCGTTCAGCCAATGCGCCGATGATGCTCCCGTGGCCTTGGTGGGTACCCCTGTTGGCGGAACCTGGGCCGGAGCGGGAGTCAGCGGACCGCCATGGACCTTCGATCCAGGCGCAGCGGGTACGGGAGCGCATACGCTCACCTACGCCTTCAGCAACGCCAATGGCTGCCTGAGCTCGGCCACTGTGTCCGCTGCGGTGAATGCACTACCGGTGGTGGATGCGGGGCCCGATGCCGTGCTCTGCGACCAGCCGATTCCATACGCACTGGTCGGTAGCCCTGCCGGCGGAACATGGTCGGGTACCACGGTGAATGTGACGCCGGCGGGCGTGGTGACTCCCGGGGGCGTGGCGACGGATGTGCTCACCTACACCTTCACCGATGGCAATGGTTGCACCGGCAGCGATCAGCTCACGGTGGACATCCAGCCCATCACCACCCCCGCATTCGCGGGGAATGATACCGCGGTATGCGCAGGCTCAGGCGCTCTGCAGCTGGTGGGCACCCCGGCAGGCGGCACATGGGCGGGCACGCAGGTGACAACTGGCGGTTCGCTCAGCACGGATGTTCCGGGCACCTACACGCTCACCTATTCCTTCGGCACGGCCACATGCCTGCTGCAGGACCAGGTGACCGTGGTGGTGAATGCGCTGCCAGCTGTGAATGCCGGAGGCGATATCAGCGTATGCCTCGATGGGGGCATGCAGCAGCTCACGGCTGATCCGCCCGGGGGGGTATGGGCCGGCACAGGCGTGGATGCCAACGGGAGCTTCGACCCGCTCCTCGCACTGCCCGGAGGCAATCCCGTCACCTATCAGTACACCGACCCTGCTACCGGCTGCTCAAGCAGCGACGATGCCACCGTCACCGTGCAGCCGTTGCCGGTGGCGGGCTTCACGCACGATCCGGTGGCCTGCGCCAACGTGCCCTTCCTGTTCACCAACGTCAGCGCCGGCTTCACCGCATCGGAGTGGACCTTCGGTGATGGCGGTGCTTCGAATTCAACCTCGCCGAGCCATGCCTTCGGCGCCACTGGCGACTACGATGTGACGCTGGTGGTGAGCACCGGCGCTGGCTGCACGGATACCATCACCAGCACGGTGACCGTATGGGATGTGCCGGTGGCCGATCCGCAGCTGAGCACCGTGAGCGGCTGCGGCCCTTTGACGGTCGATTTCGACAACCTGTCGGTGGGAGATGGTCTGCTCTATGCCTGGGACTTCGGAGGGCTGGGGGCTAGCGGACAGCAGTGGCCGCCGCCCTTCACCTTCCCGATGGATCCGGAGGATGCCGTGGTCTATCCGGTGACGCTCACCGCCACCAATGCCTGCGGATCGGATGCCGCCACCGTGGACGTGACCGTGCTGCCCGCGCCTACGGCCGTCTTCGGGCCTAACGTGGATGAGCACTGCGCTTTCGCTCAGGTGCCCTTCGCCAACGTGAGCTATGGCTTGCCCGATGCGTTCAGCTGGGATTTCGGTGACGGCGCCACCAGTGCATCGGGTTCGCCCATCGTGACGCACACCTATGCCGCCGATACGGTCGGTACGCCCTACACCATCACCCTCGTCGCTTCCAACGCCTGCGGATCGGATACAGCCACCTACACCATCACCGTGCTGCCCAATGAGGTCACGGCCTTCTTCAATGCCGATCCCGTGCAAGGCTGCGCGCCGCTGACCGTCGAGCTGACCCACTACACATTGGGGGACACCGCGCTCTATTGGGACCTCGGCGATGGCAACACCAGCCTGCTGGCCGATCCGGTGCACACCTATACCGTTCCCGGTACGTATACCATCGAGCTATCCGCGTTCGGCTGCGGATTCGACCAGTACAGCCAGCAGGTGACCGTGCTGCCCGCGCCGGAGCCCTCGTTCACCATCAGCCCGCAAGGCGTTTGCGTGGGCGGCGAGCTCACCTTCACCAACACCACCCCAGGCGTGAGCGGAGCGCAATGGACCTTCGGTGATGGCGGTACCAGCACGCTCGCCTCGCCTGCGCACAGCTATGCCGGCAGCGGCTCCTATCCGGTCACGCTAACGGTGACGAGCGCCGTGAACGGCTGCACCGCTTCCGTCACGCAGAATGCCTTGGTGAGCATCACCCCGGTGGCGGCCTTCACCCCGACGCCAGGTGACGGGTGCATCGATCTGGATGTGGCCTTCGCCAACGCTTCAACCGGAGCGGGCTTCTACCAATGGGATTTCGGTGACGGGAACAGTTCGGCTCTCGCCGAGCCTTTCCATACCTATACGGCCCCCGGCGCCTATACGGTCACGCTCATCGCAGAGAATGTGAACGGCTGCTCCGACACGCTCTCCGCGCAAATCGTGGCGCATCCGCTGCCGGTCGCCGCCTTCAGCCTCTCGGCTTCGCAGAGCTGCACTTCGCCGGTCACCGTGCAGACGCTGAATGCCTCGCAGGGCGCCATCGGGTATCAATGGGACCTGGGCAACGGCCAGTCCTCCCTGCTGAATCAGCCGACCGTCACCTTTGATGCACCCGGCACCTACACCGTCACCTTGACCGCCGAGAACCAGTTCGGCTGCACCGATGAGCATCAGGAGACCTTCACGGTGCATCCCACGCCGGAAGCCTCCTTCACTGCGCTTCCGCAGCCGGCCTGTGCGGGTCGGCCGATCGCATTCACCAATACCTCCATCAACGCCTATGCATACCGCTGGCGCTTCGGCGACGGCACGGGTGCGGTGGCCGATGCGCCGCTGCACAGCTATGCGCAACCGGGCACCTATTCCATCACGCTCATCGCAACCGGGGCGGGCGGGTGCACCGATACGCTGGTGGCGCCGGCTGCCATTGTGGTTAATCCCACCCCCATGGCCGACTTCACTTCCGACACGCTGGTGAGCGTGCGCAACGCCCTCCAGTTCAGCAACCTCAGCCAGGGCGCTGTCCAGTATGCCTGGGACTTCGGTGATGGCGAGTCATCGTCGGAGACGCACCCCCTCCATCTCTTTCCTGCCGACGGCGGCGGCTATACCGTATGCCTGGTGTCGGTCAACCAGTTCGCCTGCCCCGATACCATCTGCAAGTTCCAACTCGTGGGCAGCGACCCGGTGGTCTTCGTCCCCAATACCTTCACGCCCAACGGCGACGACCGCAACGAGACCTTCCGGCCCATCATCAACGGATACGAGGGCTGGCGCTACAAACTGATGATCTTCGACCGCTGGGGATTGGAGGTCTGGACCACCGAGGACCGGAATACGGGCTGGGACGGCACGGTCGGTGGCCGACCGCCGGTCGTTGACGTCTACGTGTGGAAGGTGCTGGTGGAACGCGATGGCGATGCCCGCGATTTCATCGGTCACGTCACGTTGCTCGATTGA
- a CDS encoding ion transporter, with amino-acid sequence MPIATGKLKQQLRVIVFGASTPSGRLFDLVLLALILISVALVFLESVSEVRERHGLALRIAEFTITGLFTVEYLIRLWISERRLAYAVSFYGLVDLLAIVPTYLSLLVPGSQALAVVRALRLTRIFRVLRMLEYVAEARLLLVALYASRHRIIVFMLAVLAMVTVFGAIMYLVEPHDAGFTSVPRSIYWAIVTLTTVGYGDIAPVTPLGQAIAAGIMILGYAIIAIPTGIVSVEIARQTERLKQRHCASCGKDVKLADARFCPHCGKAL; translated from the coding sequence ATGCCCATCGCCACCGGGAAGCTCAAGCAGCAATTGCGCGTCATCGTGTTCGGTGCGAGCACGCCCAGCGGACGGCTCTTCGATCTGGTGCTGCTCGCGCTGATCCTGATCAGCGTGGCACTGGTCTTCCTGGAGAGCGTTTCCGAGGTGCGCGAACGGCACGGGCTGGCGCTTCGGATCGCCGAGTTCACCATCACCGGGCTGTTCACGGTGGAATACCTGATCCGCCTCTGGATCAGCGAGCGGCGGTTGGCCTACGCCGTCAGCTTCTATGGCCTGGTGGACCTGCTTGCCATCGTCCCCACCTACCTGAGCCTGCTCGTGCCGGGATCGCAGGCCTTGGCCGTGGTGCGCGCGCTTCGCCTCACCCGCATCTTCAGGGTCCTGCGCATGCTGGAGTACGTGGCCGAGGCGAGGCTGCTGCTCGTGGCGCTCTACGCGAGCCGCCACCGCATCATCGTCTTCATGCTGGCGGTGCTGGCGATGGTCACCGTGTTCGGGGCCATCATGTACCTGGTGGAGCCGCACGATGCCGGTTTCACCAGCGTGCCCCGGAGCATCTACTGGGCAATCGTCACCCTCACCACGGTCGGCTACGGTGACATCGCGCCGGTTACCCCGTTAGGCCAAGCCATCGCCGCCGGCATCATGATCCTAGGCTATGCGATCATCGCCATCCCCACCGGCATCGTCAGCGTGGAGATCGCCCGGCAGACGGAGCGGTTGAAGCAGCGCCACTGCGCAAGCTGCGGCAAGGACGTGAAGCTCGCGGATGCGCGCTTCTGCCCGCACTGCGGAAAGGCGCTCTGA